A portion of the Lolium rigidum isolate FL_2022 chromosome 1, APGP_CSIRO_Lrig_0.1, whole genome shotgun sequence genome contains these proteins:
- the LOC124684559 gene encoding homogentisate geranylgeranyltransferase-like produces MEATVAAPAAQLLTDRRAPRCRAQLGATRFSCPGRFAVEAFAAQSQSSATTARHRFSATSQATSPRRIRRRQCADDHPDFQVGCSEVARDQHHLDANRFEEIRGEVSKKLLAFQQFCRPHTIYGTIIGITSVSLLPMKGLDDFTMTVLRGYLEALAAALCMNIYVVGLNQIFDIQIDKVNKPGLPLAAGEFSITTAAFLVLIFLIMSFSIGIHSGSAPLMCALIVSFILGSAYSIEAPFLRWKRHAFLAASCILFVRAILVQLAFFAHMQHHVLMRPLAPTKSLVFATFFMCCFSAVIALFKDIPDIDGDRDFGIQSLSVKLGPHRVYQLCISILLTAYGAATLVGASSTNLFQKIITVSGHGLLAFTLWQRARHFEVENQARVTSFYMFIWKLFYAEYFLIPFVQ; encoded by the exons ATGGAGGCCAccgtggcggcgccggcggcgcagcTGTTAACAG ATAGGAGAGCGCCCAGATGTAGGGCTCAGTTGGGAGCGACGAGATTTTCCTGCCCAG GCAGATTTGCAGTGGAAGCTTTTGCAGCCCAATCTCAAAG CAGTGCTACTACTGCCAGGCATAGATTCAGTGCCACTTCTCAAGCTACTAGCCCTAGAAGAATCAGAAGGAGGCAGTGTGCAGATGATCATCCAGACTTCCAAGTTGGATGCAGCGAGGTTGCTCGTGATCAGCATCATCTCGACGCGAATAGGTTTGAGGAAATCCGTGGAGAAGTTTCAAAGAAATTGCTCGCTTTCCAACAGTTTTGCAGGCCACACACAATCTATGGCACT ATAATAGGTATAACTTCAGTGTCTCTTCTGCCAATGAAGGGCCTAGATGATTTTACCATGACGGTACTACGAGGATATCTTGAG GCTTTGGCAGCGGCTTTATGTATGAACATATATGTGGTAGGACTGAATCAGATATTTGACATTCAGATTGATAAG GTCAACAAGCCAGGCCTTCCATTGGCGGCTGGGGAATTTTCCATAACAACCGCTGCATTCTTAGTACTCATATTCTTGATCATG AGCTTTAGCATCGGAATACATTCTGGATCGGCGCCATTGATGTGCGCATTAATTGTCAGCTTCATCCTTGGAAGTGCATACTCAATTGAG GCTCCATTTCTCCGGTGGAAACGGCACGCGTTCCTTGCTGCATCATGTATCCTGTTTGTGAGGGCTATACTGGTCCAGTTAGCattctttgcacacatgcag CATCATGTTCTGATGAGGCCCTTGGCACCAACAAAATCACTTGTCTTTGCAACATTTTTCATGTGCTGCTTCTCTGCAGTCATAGCTCTATTCAAG GATATTCCTGATATTGATGGAGACCGGGATTTTGGCATCCAATCCTTGAGTGTGAAATTGGGCCCTCACAGA GTATATCAACTATGTATAAGCATACTGTTGACAGCCTATGGGGCTGCCACTCTGGTAGGGGCTTCATCCACAAATCTCTTTCAGAAGATCATCACT GTATCCGGCCATGGCCTGCTTGCTTTCACGCTTTGGCAGAGGGCACGGCACTTTGAAGTTGAGAACCAAGCGCGTGTCACATCATTTTACATGTTCATTTGGAAG CTATTCTATGCAGAGTATTTTCTTATACCATTTGTACAATGA
- the LOC124664677 gene encoding lysosomal Pro-X carboxypeptidase-like, with translation MTISSSYLPYTDFLENLPANPVKEMCKIIDAFPAGADVVDKAFAAASLYYNYMGDQKCFKVEGEDDPHGLSGWVWQACTEMIMPMNVSSESMFPPSGFSYEEGSEECVESYGVRPRDHWITTEYGGTKIYQVLKRFGSNIIFSNGMRDPWSRGGVLKNISSSIIALVTEEGAHHLDFRSATKEDPDWVVEQRRQEVEIIQGWIDQYNQDTAEMSQ, from the exons ATGACGATTAGCTCTAGTTATCTTCCATATACCGATTTCCTGGAGAATCTGCCTGCCAACCCTGTCAAGGAG ATGTGCAAGATCATTGACGCTTTCCCCGCGGGAGCAGACGTCGTTGACAAGGCCTTCGCAGCAGCGAGCCTGTACTACAATTACATGGGTGACCAGAAGTGCTTCAAGGTGGAGGGTGAGGATGACCCCCATGGCCTCAGCGGCTGGGTCTGGCAG GCCTGCACCGAGATGATCATGCCGATGAACGTGTCAAGCGAGAGCATGTTCCCACCATCCGGCTTCAGTTACGAGGAGGGGTCCGAGGAATGTGTCGAGAGCTACGGAGTTCGGCCGAGGGATCACTGGATCACTACCGAGTATGGTGGCACG AAAATTTATCAAGTTCTCAAGAGGTTTGGGAgcaacatcatcttctccaacgGGATGCGCGACCCGTGGAGTCGAGGCG GGGTTCTCAAGAACATATCATCCAGCATCATTGCTCTCGTCACAGAGGAAG GGGCTCATCATCTGGACTTCAGGTCTGCAACCAAGGAGGATCCAGACTGGGTGGTAGAACAAAGGAGGCAAGAAGTTGAGATTATACAGGGGTGGATAGATCAGTATAACCAGGACACTGCGGAGATGTCGCAGTAA
- the LOC124701412 gene encoding uncharacterized protein LOC124701412: protein MEVNTSVVPSSHPGTYSAAAEMPNGGQLEPANQFPVQPQEQIGHFSGPMGMAPSAMGTHGDTQLPYLAGNCSNPWQNNVAPSSFAGSMVGAPLLPSSQVNVNLPQINQTIFAPSSSEMAVFQNEQQNQMAGTNINNTTSVGIYSEQMTPLFNMASNAAPVEMTNANFSPMNQMMVNGGSTSSPWLNLQVGNPVAPPAQMANGGGSSSSALPGHLDSSVVPPAQMVNGGGSSSSALPGHLGSSVAPQTQMLNGGEGASGILPVQDDPAGWQASDHQPTYSTSNFLEDIFASMASQDFNPDAVW, encoded by the exons ATGGAGGTGAACACAAGCGTGGTGCCTTCCTCCCATCCTGGCACCTACTCCGCCGCAGCAGAAATGCCAAATGGTGGGCAGTTAGAACCTGCAAACCAGTTCCCGGTGCAACCTCAAGAACAGATCGGCCATTTCTCCGGTCCGATGGGCATGGCACCTTCTGCGATGGGCACGCATGGCGACACCCAGCTCCCGTACCTTGCTGGGAACTGTAGCAATCCATGGCAGAATAATGTGGCGCCATCAAGTTTTGCTGGTTCTATGGTTGGAGCACCTCTCCTCCCATCATCACAGGTGAACGTCAACCTCCCCCAGATCAACCAGACAATATTTGCACCCTCATCTAGCGAGATGGCCGTGTTTCAGAATGAGCAGCAGAATCAGATGGCAGGGACcaacatcaacaacaccacatcAGTGGGTATCTACAGTGAGCAGATGACGCCATTATTCAACATGGCAAGCAACGCAGCGCCAGTGGAGATGACCAATGCCAACTTCTCACCAATGAATCAGATGATGGTCAATGGGGGAAGCACCAGCTCTCCATGGCTTAACCTTCAGGTGGGCAACcctgtcgcgccgccggctcagaTGGCTAATGGTGGTGGAAGCAGCAGCTCCGCATTGCCTGGCCATCTGGACAGCTCTGTTGTGCCGCCGGCTCAGATGGTTAATGGTGGTGGAAGCAGCAGCTCTGCATTGCCTGGCCATCTGGGCAGCTCTGTCGCGCCGCAGACTCAGATGCTTAATGGAGGGGAGGGTGCATCTGGCATTCTACCTGTGCAAGATGATCCAGCTGGGTGGCAAGCTTCTGATCATCAGCCAACTTACAGCACTTCTAACTTCCTGGAGGATATTTTTGCCAGCATGGCTAGTCAG GATTTCAATCCAGATGCTGTTTGGTGA